One window of Treponema denticola genomic DNA carries:
- a CDS encoding InlB B-repeat-containing protein, with amino-acid sequence MKNLRTHGKKKIQGAFIIAAVAVIVLFTACQQFLDNPEDFLSYWAGEVFIKDHSISSAHRPDKAGVPCVGSSEPVNITLSVHNPKGFSFVMPTSLEPAGIVEFKELSPKPEVGTHYKLERTGSGTLKLTYKKEFLEKYEQGSGSLNPTITLKAKDGRVFKKTYTFGIKSNTPPPAPKDIVIAKTNTSPSKYVLCLKFDSDEMRRKIGNTDKPVHNDIANITIKKDSSNNDSSYDLSYKGDNLDFQIPAGDSFTTHGSVAKLTEDIPQSQAKWVLYYKTNIIIANGNDLTTYYITLSDREGVTSDEAVARIEASGPTHTVTFSVAGGEGELKGTCNGQNKIAQNSGGEVKLENVPHGAQVTFTATPTDPTQYKVGNWTCTPSTDFTGTSGSQTATLTVKADTTVTVQFVELNALTPTELKIHGQNALGGSVTLPYTVVNQVAKSDISLAFSGYPSIPFTVIPQLPLTLQPGETKSITINVAASPGNYLAWSKMVSITRSKNDVANLKSFKLNGETKTVPFAGEYTVASGTATVTDFTFDTASTGATASVSPQGNVNIHADTGKSFTITVKAQDGTVTQNVIFTVKRQKYNVNYSVAGGNGKIKAGSGTLTTNGNTQVAYNGSVTFTAHPDPGWEVDSWKVDGSTVSGQTGTTYTLSNVTGDKTVTVKFKPGVFDLAGGPDAWKRLKKEVEKTEGAHTITISGEITATNDPGNNGKISIRRELIIKSSGSSASLNANNLSGIFDVNNKLTLENITLKNGTEPGNRTGAGAYVNSTLIMKGSSAITNCSAHKGGGVYVNNGTLIMQDSSTISSCTATDKGSGVYVAGTFEMKGNARVNTNNDVYLESGKSITVTGSLSHHPAARITPNNYTNGRVLATGAAEKANFKVTPQDGNKYWRFKKQGGEVKFVPAKLKVTFNKIKCVEVEDASSEAEYYWTMKVGKYVIAERPSNSVWDAKKGHIYEFIENGEYNKYFNWDFSYFPISEIPDINTTPKNYIPVYINIMEYDKSDPDDHIGTTKAHLTYDYDNDQWKWEYDGSQSHGNQESNPHITIGDGGEEIFTEEYRTNDGDTDVTITISWKE; translated from the coding sequence ATGAAAAATTTGAGAACACATGGTAAAAAGAAGATTCAAGGGGCGTTTATCATAGCGGCAGTTGCCGTAATTGTACTTTTTACAGCTTGTCAACAATTTCTGGACAATCCGGAAGATTTTTTAAGCTATTGGGCAGGCGAGGTTTTTATCAAAGACCATAGCATAAGTTCGGCACATAGGCCGGATAAAGCGGGTGTGCCGTGTGTCGGCTCTTCGGAGCCCGTAAATATTACGCTCTCAGTGCATAACCCGAAAGGCTTTTCGTTTGTTATGCCGACTTCTTTGGAACCTGCGGGCATTGTCGAATTTAAAGAACTTTCTCCTAAGCCTGAGGTAGGAACCCACTATAAACTGGAGCGAACCGGTTCCGGCACGCTGAAGCTTACATATAAAAAAGAGTTCTTAGAAAAATACGAACAAGGTTCAGGCAGTTTAAACCCGACTATCACCCTTAAAGCTAAAGACGGCAGAGTATTCAAGAAAACCTACACCTTCGGCATAAAATCGAACACTCCGCCGCCTGCACCTAAAGATATCGTAATTGCAAAGACAAACACGTCTCCTTCGAAGTACGTGCTCTGCCTTAAATTCGATTCCGATGAAATGAGAAGAAAGATAGGCAACACCGACAAACCGGTACACAATGATATTGCAAACATTACAATAAAGAAGGACTCATCAAACAACGACTCATCCTATGATCTTTCATACAAAGGTGACAATTTGGACTTTCAAATACCTGCTGGAGACTCGTTTACCACGCACGGGTCCGTAGCTAAATTAACCGAAGACATACCGCAATCACAAGCTAAGTGGGTTTTATACTACAAAACGAACATAATAATAGCAAACGGTAACGATCTTACAACGTACTATATAACCTTGAGCGACCGGGAAGGCGTTACTTCGGATGAGGCTGTCGCAAGGATAGAAGCAAGCGGTCCGACTCACACTGTAACATTCAGCGTAGCAGGCGGAGAGGGAGAACTGAAGGGGACTTGCAACGGTCAGAACAAAATAGCTCAAAACAGCGGTGGTGAGGTAAAGCTTGAGAACGTTCCGCATGGGGCGCAGGTAACCTTTACCGCAACGCCCACAGATCCAACCCAATACAAGGTTGGAAACTGGACTTGTACACCTTCGACAGACTTTACAGGAACAAGCGGAAGCCAGACTGCCACGCTTACCGTAAAGGCAGATACAACTGTAACCGTACAATTTGTAGAGCTTAATGCCCTAACTCCGACTGAGCTTAAAATACACGGGCAAAACGCTTTGGGCGGTTCCGTTACACTGCCTTATACCGTAGTAAATCAAGTGGCGAAAAGCGATATAAGTCTTGCGTTTAGCGGATACCCGAGTATTCCGTTTACCGTAATACCGCAATTGCCGCTTACCTTACAGCCGGGAGAGACTAAAAGCATTACCATAAACGTTGCGGCAAGTCCGGGAAATTATCTTGCGTGGTCAAAAATGGTCAGCATAACCCGATCAAAAAATGACGTTGCAAACTTAAAGAGCTTTAAACTTAACGGAGAAACCAAAACAGTTCCTTTTGCGGGCGAATACACGGTAGCTTCCGGTACGGCAACAGTAACGGACTTTACCTTTGATACTGCCAGCACGGGAGCAACGGCAAGCGTAAGTCCTCAAGGAAACGTAAACATACACGCAGATACGGGAAAAAGTTTTACCATCACGGTAAAAGCTCAAGACGGTACTGTAACGCAGAACGTAATATTTACCGTAAAACGCCAAAAATACAACGTAAACTACAGCGTAGCGGGCGGAAACGGAAAGATTAAAGCCGGTTCAGGCACTCTGACAACAAACGGCAACACTCAAGTTGCATACAACGGAAGCGTAACCTTTACCGCTCATCCCGATCCCGGCTGGGAAGTAGACAGCTGGAAAGTTGACGGCAGCACAGTATCAGGTCAAACGGGTACAACCTATACCCTTTCCAACGTAACCGGCGATAAAACCGTAACGGTCAAGTTTAAACCGGGCGTATTCGATTTAGCAGGCGGCCCCGATGCGTGGAAGCGCCTTAAAAAAGAAGTTGAAAAAACGGAAGGCGCCCATACCATCACTATCAGCGGGGAAATAACGGCAACGAACGACCCGGGCAATAACGGAAAAATTAGTATCCGCAGAGAACTTATTATCAAGAGCAGCGGCTCTTCCGCCTCTTTGAATGCAAACAACCTGTCGGGTATTTTTGATGTGAACAACAAGCTCACCCTTGAAAATATAACGCTTAAAAACGGCACAGAGCCCGGAAACCGCACAGGCGCCGGCGCATACGTAAACAGCACGCTCATTATGAAAGGCTCAAGCGCTATCACCAACTGCTCGGCGCACAAAGGCGGCGGCGTATACGTAAACAACGGTACGCTCATTATGCAAGACTCAAGCACTATCTCCAGCTGCACGGCGACCGATAAGGGCAGCGGCGTATACGTAGCCGGCACATTCGAGATGAAAGGCAATGCAAGAGTGAATACAAACAACGACGTCTATTTGGAAAGCGGCAAAAGCATTACCGTAACCGGCTCATTGAGCCACCACCCCGCCGCACGGATAACGCCTAACAACTATACCAACGGCAGAGTCCTTGCAACGGGGGCTGCCGAAAAAGCGAACTTTAAGGTAACACCTCAAGACGGCAATAAATACTGGCGGTTCAAAAAGCAGGGCGGTGAAGTAAAGTTTGTACCGGCAAAACTGAAGGTTACCTTTAATAAAATAAAATGCGTAGAAGTGGAAGACGCCAGTTCTGAGGCCGAATATTATTGGACGATGAAGGTTGGCAAGTATGTGATAGCCGAACGTCCAAGCAACAGTGTATGGGATGCCAAAAAAGGTCATATATATGAATTTATCGAAAATGGTGAATATAACAAGTATTTTAACTGGGATTTCAGCTACTTTCCTATAAGTGAAATACCGGATATAAATACCACACCGAAAAATTACATCCCGGTATATATCAACATCATGGAATATGACAAATCCGACCCCGATGATCATATCGGTACGACCAAGGCACATCTGACCTATGATTATGACAATGATCAATGGAAATGGGAATATGACGGTTCGCAGTCTCACGGAAACCAAGAAAGCAATCCCCATATTACGATAGGCGACGGCGGTGAAGAAATATTTACGGAAGAATACCGCACTAACGACGGCGACACCGATGTTACGATTACGATAAGCTGGAAAGAGTAA